Proteins encoded in a region of the Vicia villosa cultivar HV-30 ecotype Madison, WI linkage group LG5, Vvil1.0, whole genome shotgun sequence genome:
- the LOC131607893 gene encoding nucleobase-ascorbate transporter 4-like isoform X2, translating into MDYFINQSEVPLFVNGILIKLSGESAFMLMSLLGELLCLTTFTFIPLLYRVDIRKLMKCCAIPEEESIVNNQYIPQKMGSKGVDHVAIIVTIGNSWLFAEIFTAAGAYNERPQLTQFGCRTDRSGLITATRWISLLNQLQWGTPSFNAGDIFAMIAASLVAIVERSISLRNMLKLFWI; encoded by the exons ATGGACTATTTCATCAATCAATCAGAAGTTCCACTTTTTGTGAATGGAATACTAATAAAGTTGAGTGGGGAGAGTGCATTTATGCTTATGAGTCTTCTTGGAGAACTCTTGTGCCTCACAACTTTTACCTTCATTCCTCTATTGTACAG GGTAGACATAAGGAAGCTGATGAAGTGTTGTGCTATACCCGAAGAGGAATCCATAGTTAACAATCAG TACATTCCACAAAAGATGGGATCAAAAGGCGTCGACCACGTTGCAATCATAGTTACAATTGGAAATTCATGGCTATTTGCTGAAATTTTTACCGCGGCTGGTGCATATAATGAAAGACCACAATTGACTCAATTCGGTTGCCGCACTGATAGATCTGGGTTGATCACTGCAACTCGTTG GATAAGTCTCCTGAATCAGTTGCAATGGGGAACCCCTTCTTTTAACGCCGGTGATATTTTCGCAATGATTGCTGCTTCTCTTGTTGCCATTGTAGAG AGGTCAATCTCTCTAAGAAACATGCTGAAGCTCTTTTGGATATGA
- the LOC131607893 gene encoding nucleobase-ascorbate transporter 4-like isoform X1, producing MQKNTAFGLARKVFDLGQFVAGFVLLSFVHGLFHQSIRSSTFCEWNTNKVEWGECIYAYESSWRTLVPHNFYLHSSIVQYIPQKMGSKGVDHVAIIVTIGNSWLFAEIFTAAGAYNERPQLTQFGCRTDRSGLITATRWISLLNQLQWGTPSFNAGDIFAMIAASLVAIVERSISLRNMLKLFWI from the exons atgcagaaaaatacaGCTTTTGGTCTTGCCCGCAAGGTGTTCG ATCTTGGGCAGTTTGTAGCAGGCTTTGTATTACTATCTTTTGTTCATGGACTATTTCATCAATCAATCAGAAGTTCCACTTTTTGTGAATGGAATACTAATAAAGTTGAGTGGGGAGAGTGCATTTATGCTTATGAGTCTTCTTGGAGAACTCTTGTGCCTCACAACTTTTACCTTCATTCCTCTATTGTACAG TACATTCCACAAAAGATGGGATCAAAAGGCGTCGACCACGTTGCAATCATAGTTACAATTGGAAATTCATGGCTATTTGCTGAAATTTTTACCGCGGCTGGTGCATATAATGAAAGACCACAATTGACTCAATTCGGTTGCCGCACTGATAGATCTGGGTTGATCACTGCAACTCGTTG GATAAGTCTCCTGAATCAGTTGCAATGGGGAACCCCTTCTTTTAACGCCGGTGATATTTTCGCAATGATTGCTGCTTCTCTTGTTGCCATTGTAGAG AGGTCAATCTCTCTAAGAAACATGCTGAAGCTCTTTTGGATATGA